A single genomic interval of Helianthus annuus cultivar XRQ/B chromosome 13, HanXRQr2.0-SUNRISE, whole genome shotgun sequence harbors:
- the LOC110881891 gene encoding uncharacterized protein LOC110881891 has protein sequence MEIKTILVSLLVTALGIAVAIAGFAAEAKNRKNSLPTMGYYSSECDDYSSSPVVGIAIAAIVALVIARTIITATTGGCCMCCRTPNISTFARVCIVISWITSSIAVILFIVGAKVSGEKGGEIDVNGVYNCYTLRPGVFRAAGIIGLVSVLLGLVYYLLYVLARSRAAEKSGVDLELEKPPVTDFKEPTNL, from the exons ATGGAGATCAAAACTATTTTGGTCAGCCTTCTCGTGACCGCACTCGGGATTGCAGTTGCCATTGCGGGTTTCGCTGCTGAAGCCAAGAATCGTAAG AATTCTCTACCCACAATGGGTTACTATAGCTCAGAATGCGACGACTACTCGAGTAGTCCAGTCGTCGGTATAGCCATAGCAGCAATCGTGGCTCTTGTAATAGCGCGCACCATCATCACAGCAACAACTGGTGGTTGTTGTATGTGTTGCCGTACCCCTAACATATCCACATTTGCCCGAGTCTGTATTGTTATATCATG GATTACGTCTTCTATAGCTGTTATCCTATTTATTGTGGGCGCAAAAGTAAGTGGTGAAAAAGGTGGGGAGATAGATGTCAATGGTGTGTACAATTGTTACACTCTAAGGCCCGGGGTCTTCCGCGCAGCCGGTATTATAGGCCTCGTGAGCGTGCTTCTTGGTCTCGTCTATTATTTATTATATGTGTTGGCTCGAAGTCGTGCAGCTGAGAAATCAGGGGTAGATCTAGAACTCGAGAAACCACCTGTCACCGATTTCAAGGAACCAACAAATTTGTGA
- the LOC110881893 gene encoding uncharacterized mitochondrial protein AtMg00810-like translates to MEQPKGFINTQFPAHVCKLNKAIYGLKQAPRAWFHRLSLFLLENGFSCSRADPSLFVYNRDSRMMYLLVYVYVDDIILTGNHRSTIDSFITVLHNEFAIKDLGKLNYFLGLEVTYTQNGIFLNQSKYALDILTRAKMLDAKPAPTPLSTNVSFVSTVTLFPDATFYRSIVGALQYLTITRPDISYAVNQVSQYLHAPTTTHFQEVKRILRYLKGTLAFGLHYTRPTTTSLLGYSDADWARCLETRRSTYGYSIFLGGNLISWSAKKQPTVARSSCESEYRAMANTAAEIVWITHLLQELHALPPNRPTILCDNQSAIFLTQNAVAHKRAKHIDLDYHFLRELVNAGKLATKFVPTKLQVADIFTKSLPSSQFNVFRNMLRVGPPPFSLQGMLDNSYSLHIIYVLIFFIL, encoded by the coding sequence ATGGAACAACCCAAAGGTTTCATTAATACCCAATTTCCCGCACATGTTTGCAAATTGAACAAGGCCATTTATGGATTAAAACAAGCTCCACGTGCTTGGTTTCATCGTTTGAGCTTATTCCTTTTGGAAAATGGTTTCTCGTGTAGCCGTGCCGATCCATCCCTATTTGTCTACAATCGTGATTCTCGTATGATGTACCTTCTCGTATATGtatatgtcgatgacattattcTTACGGGCAACCATAGATCTACTATCGACTCCTTCATTACTGTTCTACATAATGAATTCGCCATCAAGGATCTTGGTAAACTCAACTACTTTTTGGGCTTGGAGGTTACCTACACTCAAAATGGTATTTTCTTGAATCAATCCAAATATGCCTTAGATATTCTAACTCGCGCGAAGATGTTGGATGCTAAACCTGCTCCAACACCTTTAAGCACAAATGTTTCCTTTGTTTCTACAGTTACCTTGTTTCCGGATGCTACCTTCTATCGCTCAATTGTAGGTGCTCTCCAATACTTGACGATCACGAGACCTGATATTTCATATGCTGTTAATCAAGTCAGTCAATATCTTCATGCTCCAACTACGACTCACTTTCAGGAAGTGAAAAGAATCTTGCGCTATCTCAAGGGTACTCTTGCGTTTGGATTACATTATACGCGTCCCACTACCACATCGCTTCTCGGATATTCTGATGCTGATTGGGCTCGTTGCTTAGAGACACGTCGCTCTACTTATGGTTATTCTATTTTTTTGGGTGGGAATCTGATCTCATGGAGTGCTAAGAAGCAACCGACTGTTGCTAGATCTAGTTGTGAATCAGAATATCGCGCTATGGCTAACACTGCTGCCGAGATTGTTTGGATAACTCatcttcttcaagaacttcatgctCTTCCTCCGAACAGACCCACTATTCTTTGTGATAATCAAAGTGCTATTTTTCTAACTCAAAATGCGGTTGCACATAAACGTGCCAAACACATAGACCTTGATTATCACTTTTTGCGAGAATTGGTTAATGCAGGAAAGCTAGCTACCAAGTTTGTTCCAACCAAGCTTCAGGTGGCTGACATCTTCACAAAGAGTCTTCCTAGTTCTCAGTTCAATGTTTTTCGCAACATGCTTCGAGTTGGTCCCCCACCGTTCAGCTTGCAGGGGATGTTAGATAATAGTTATAGTTTGcatattatttatgttttaatctTCTTTATTCTTTGA
- the LOC110881894 gene encoding uncharacterized protein LOC110881894, protein MEIKTVLVSLVLAALGIAVALAGFAAEALKPKKSQLKVVYHGVDHECDYPSSPVMRIAIAAVVALVTARAIITATTGGCCSCCRPIPSASKVARLCILISWIMSIGAVILFIVGAILSGEKGVEIDVNDVFYCYTLRPGVFGAAGIIGLLQINLIHHTEWRDMKRHMAATSSEGRDK, encoded by the exons ATGGAGATCAAAACAGTTTTGGTTAGCCTTGTCTTGGCGGCACTCGGGATCGCAGTTGCCCTTGCGGGTTTCGCTGCTGAAGCATTGAAGCCTAAG AAATCTCAACTAAAAGTGGTTTACCATGGTGTCGATCATGAATGCGACTACCCGAGTAGTCCAGTCATGCGTATAGCCATAGCAGCAGTCGTGGCTCTTGTGACAGCGCGCGCCATCATCACAGCAACGACTGGTGGTTGTTGTTCATGTTGCCGACCTATCCCTAGCGCATCCAAAGTCGCCCGACTCTGTATTCTTATATCATG GATTATGTCTATAGGAGCTGTCATTCTATTTATTGTGGGGGCAATATTAAGTGGTGAAAAAGGTGTGGAGATAGATGTCAATGATGTGTTCTATTGTTACACTCTAAGGCCCGGGGTCTTCGGTGCAGCCGGTATTATAGGCCTC CTTCAAATTAACCTCATACACCATACTGAGTGGAGGGACATGAAGCGTCATATGGCAGCTACGTCATCAGAGGGGCGTGATAAATAA